Part of the Streptomyces sp. HSG2 genome, AGCGTGGCGGCGAGCCACTGCCAGGCGCCGCGGAGCTGCCAGTGGTCGACCTGCCCCAGTTCGATCACCGGGAGCAGCAGGTCCAGGGCGAACAGGGTCGGGTTCCAGGAGGGGTGCTCGTCGCTCTTCAGGGGGGCCAGGTCGGACTGGGCGAAGGCGATCGATCCCGCGGCCCACAACAGCGCCATCCACACCGCCGCCCGGCCGGGCCGGTACCCGTAGGCGACCGTCCAGTCCTGGACGTACCCCCACAGCTTGGCCGCCGCCGGCAGGCTCTCCCGCCGCCGACGCTGCTTGGCGAGCAGCACCTCCCGAGCCTGCTCGTCCTCGCCGCCCGCCCGCAACACCGCGGCCAGCCGTTCGTACGGCTCGGGGTGGTACTCGGCGGTGGCGGCTGCGACCCACCGCAGCCGCACGTCGAGAGGGAACGGGCCGCGCGGCACCAGGGTGTCGTAGGCGAAGCCGCCCATCTGAAGGCGCCCCGGCCCCGGCCAGCTGTCCGCCCGGTCCACCAGGCCGACCACCTTGGCCCCGGACAGCACGACCCGCCCCCGCTCGGGTCGCTCGCCGAGGAAGCGCAGTTCGGGGGTCTGGACCCGGCGCAGGGACAGTTCCTGCCCCTCCGCGAGGAGGAACCTGGCCAGCTCCAGGTCCAGGGCGTCGCCGAACCGGCCGTCGTCGAGCCGGACCCCTCCCCGGCACTCGAAACGTTGGATGCGGGTGCCCTGTGCCGGTGTGGTGCCGTGGAGAAGCGGATCGCCCACGCCGGCGGGTGTCAGGTAGAGGGTCCGGCCGACGGTGAGCTGGGGAGCGTTGAGAGCGAAGCGCGCGTAGGGGTGGTGCAGGCGCGCGCCGCGCAGGCTCAGCGACACCCCCACCGTCGCGCCGCGCAGGCTCGTCTCGCCGTGCGCCTCCAACAGCTCTCCTTGAAGGTCCTGACCGACGGCCAGACCGTCCGCCGCGATGGCCCGCCCGCTGCGGTCCCGATGGGCCACCGACTCGTTGAGCATCAGGTCCGTGCCGATCTGGGCGTCGGTCAGCCGGACCCCGCGATGGAAGCGGCAGCGCGGCAGGTGAAGATCGCCCTCGGTGTGCAGCCGGGCCGCCTCCAGTCGCGGCACGGAGCAGTCGATCAGTCGCACGGTGGCGCACCTGGCCTCGGGGAGCAGCACCTCGCGTTCGAATCGGCACCCGCGCAACTCGACATAGGGCACCACGACGCCCCCGGCGAGATCCATGGTGCCGCTGACCCGGACACCCGCCAGCTTCAACGCGGAGACCCGACCCGCCAGGGCGGGCGGCCCGTCCAGCAGGAGCCAGCACACCACCCGGGCCCGGACCGTTCGCTCCGGTCCCCAGGGATGGCCGCCGTGGGGGTCGTCCACCACCGAGTCTCCGCTGCTCAGGTCATACACCGTGCCATCGCGGAAGCGGTGCCACATGGCGGCCTCGGCCGACGTCAGATCCGCGGGCGGCCCCTCCGGCCGCGTGCGGGGTCTCTCGCTCAACCCCTGTCACCTCCCCGTCGCGTGCTCCCGGAGTCTCGTACACCCGTTCATGCCCCCGGGTGGTCGATCGGACACGTGGCGTGAGTGTCGAGGTGGAGAGGGCGCGCGGCCCCGTGCCCGCCGCGTATCAGCCCTCGATACGCGCGCACGGCGTCCGGCGGACGTCTGCGAGAATTGGTGACGTGATCTCCCGAATCGATCTGCGCGAGGAGGGCCTCCCCGAGGAGCCCGCCCTGCGCGCCCTGCTGCCCCGAGCCGACTTCGACGTCGCGGCCGCCCTGGAGAAGGTGGGCCCGATCTGCGAGGCCGTGGGCCATCATGGCGACACGGCGCTGATCGACTTCGCCGAGCGGTTCGACGGCGTGCGGCTGGACCGCGTCCGGGTCCCGGCGGCAGCCCTGACCCGAGCCCTCGAAGAGCTGGATCCGGCGGTGCGGGAGGCCCTGGAGGAGTCGATCGCGCGCGCCCGGCTGGTGCACCGGGCCCAACGCCGTACCACCCATACCACCCAGGTGGTGCCCGGTGGCACGGTCACCGAGAAGTGGGTCCCGGTGCGGCGGGTCGGCCTGTACGCGCCCGGCGGCAGGTCCGTCTACCCCTCCTCGGTGGTCATGAACGCCGTTCCCGCGCAGGAGGCGGGCGTCACCTCGATCGCGCTCGCCTCCCCGCCACAGCGGGAACACGGAGGCCTCCCTCACCCGACCATCCTGGCCGCCTGCGCTCTGCTGGGCGTCGACGAGGTGTACGCGGCCGGAGGGGCCACGGCCGTGGCGATGTTCGCCCACGGCACCGAGTCCTGCCCCGCCGCGGACATGGTCACCGGGCCCGGCAACATCTGGGTCGCTGCGGCCAAGCGCTACTTCACCGGGAAGATCGGCATCGACGCCGAGGCCGGACCGACCGAGATCGCCGTCCTGGCCGACGACACCGCCGACCCCGTCCACCTCGCCGCCGACCTGATCAGCCAGGCCGAGCACGACCCGTTGGCCGCCGCCGTGCTGGTCACGGATTCCGTCCCCCTGGCGGACGCCGTCGAGCGGGAGCTGGAGAACCAGGTCGCCGCCGCCCGCCACGTGGAGGACCGGATCCGGCCCGCCCTCACCGGGCGCCAGTCCGCCATCGTGCTGGTGCGTGGTGTGGAGGACGGGCTTCGCGTGGTCGACGCCTACGGTGCCGAGCACCTGGAGATCCAGACGGCCGACGCCGCGGCCCTCGCCGACCGGGTGCGGAACGCCGGCGCGATCTTCGTCGGCCCGTGGGCGCCGGTCTCCCTGGGCGACTACGCGGCCGGGTCCAACCACGTCCTGCCCACCGGCGGCTGTGCCTGCCACAGCTCCGGGCTGTCGGTCCAGTCCTTCCTCCGCGGCATCCACGTCGTGGACTACACCCGGGAAGCCCTGGCCGACGTCGCGCACCACGTGGTCACGCTGGCGGAGGCCGAGGACCTGCCGGCGCACGGCGCGGCGATCAAGGCCCGCTTCGAGTGGAAGGTCCCCGAGAGCACGTGACCGACATCGACGACCTCCCCGTGCGGGACGAACTGCGCGGCAAGTCCCCGTACGGCGCTCCCCAACTGGACGTACCCGTTCGGCTGAACACCAACGAGAACCCCTACCCGCTGCCGGACCCCTTGGTGGAGCGGATCGCCGAGCGGGTCCGTGAGGCGGCGCGCCACCTCAACCGCTATCCGGACCGCGACGCCGTGGAGCTGCGCGGGCGGCTCGCGGAGTACCTGACCCGTACCTCGGGTTTCCCCGTCGACCATCGGCGCGTCTGGGCGGCGAACGGTTCCAACGAGGTGCTCCAGCAGGTGTTGCAGACCTTCGGCGGGCCCGGCCGGACGGCCATCGGTTTCGAGCCGTCGTACTCCATGCACGCGCTGATCGCCAGGGGAACCGGCACCCACTGGGTCTCCGGCCCCCGCTCGGAGGACTTCTCCGTCGACGTCGACGCCGCCCGGAAGGCGATCGACGCGCACCGACCGCACGTCGTGTTCGTCACCACCCCCAACAACCCCACCGGCGCCTCCGTGCCCCGCGACACGGTCGTCGCGCTGTACGACGCCGCGCAGGCGGCGGGGCCCGCCATGGTGGTGGTCGACGAGGCGTACGTGGAGTTCAGCCACGGCGACTCGCTTCTGCCGCTGTTGGACGGCCGCCCCCACCTGGTGATCTCCCGCACGATGTCGAAGGCCTTCGGCGCGGCGGGGCTGCGCCTGGGCTACCTCGCCGCCGATCCCGCCGTCGTCGACGCCGTCCAGCTCGTCCGGCTGCCGTACCACCTCTCGGCGATCACCCAGGCGACCGCGCTGGCCGCGTTGGAACACACCGACACGCTGCTCGGCTACGTCGAACGACTCAAGGCCGAGCGGGACCGGCTGGTCGCGCGGTTGCGCGGGATCGGCTACGACGTGGTCGAGTCCGACGCCAACTTCGTGCAGTTCGGGCGTTTCCGTGACGCGCACGCCGCCTGGCGCTCGATCCTCGACCGCGGCGTGTTGGTCCGCGACAACGGCGTGCCGGGATGGCTGCGGGTCACCGCCGGCACCCCGGAGGAGAACGACGCCTTCCTCGACGCGGTCGAGGAAGTGAAGAAGGAGCAGAGCACATGAGTCGCGAGGCGCGTGTCGGACGCATCGAACGCACCACCAAGGAGACCTCGGTCGTCGTCGAGATCGATCTCGACGGCACCGGCCGGACCGACATCGCCACCGGCGTCGGCTTCTACGATCACATGCTGGACCAACTCGGTCGTCACGGCCTGTTCGACCTGACCGTGAAGACCGACGGGGACCTGCACATCGACTCCCACCACACCATCGAGGACACCGCCCTCGCGCTGGGGGCCGCCTTCCGGCAGGCGCTGGGGGACAAGACGGGGATCCACCGCTTCGGCACCTGCTCGGTTCCCCTGGACGAATCGCTCGCCCAGGTCACCGTCGATCTCTCCGGCCGTCCGTACCTGGTGCACACCGAGCCGGAGCGGATGGCGCCGATGATCGGCGAGTACGACACCACGATGACCCGACACATCCTGGAGTCCTTCGTCGCCCAGGCCCGGGTCGCCCTGCACGTGCACGTGCCCTACGGTCGCAACGCCCACCACATCGTGGAGTGCCAGTTCAAGGCGCTGGCCAGGGCGCTTCGCCAAGCCGCCGAACGCGACCCCCGGGCCGCCGGCATCCTGCCCTCGACGAAGGGCGCCCTGTAGCCGTGAACGGTCTGTCGACCCTTCTCATCGTCGTCGGCCTGTTCCTGGTGGGCGGGGTGATCTCCTTCGCCAAACAGGGCCAACCCAAGGGGTTGATCGTGCTGTTGTCGATCGGAGCGGGGATGGCCCTGCTCGCCGGTGTCCTACGGCTGGAGGTATAGGAACGTGAGCGCCAAGAGCGTCGTCGTCTTCGACTACGGCTTCGGCAACGTCCGCTCCGCCGAGCGTGCCCTCGCCAGGGCCGGAGCGGATGTCGAGATCACCCGGGACTTCGACCGCGCCATGAACGCCGACGGCCTGCTGGTCCCCGGCGTGGGCGCCTTCGCCGCGTGCATGAGCGGTCTGCGGGCGGCCCGAGGCGACTGGGTGGTGGACCGCCGGCTCGCCGGCGGGCGTCCCGTGATGGGCATCTGCGTCGGCATGCAGATCCTGTTCGCGCGCGGCATCGAGCACGGGGTGGAGACCGAGGGACTCGACGAGTGGCCCGGCACCGTCGGGCCACTCAAGGCCGAGGTCGTGCCCCACATGGGCTGGAACACCGTCGACGCCCCGGCCGACTCCCGACTGTTCGCGGGCCTGGACCCGGGGGCCCGCTACTACTTCGTGCACTCCTACGCCGTCCACGACTGGTCCCTGGAGACCCACAACCCGCTCATCGCGCCTCCCACGGTCACCTGGTCCACCCACGGCCGGCCGTTCGTCGCGGCGGTGGAGAACGGCGCGCTGTGGGCCACGCAGTTCCACCCCGAGAAGTCCGGCGACGCCGGAGCCCAGCTCCTCACCAACTGGATCGAGACCCTGTAGAGATGACCACGCTCGAACTCCTCCCCGCCGTCGACGTCCGCGACGGGCAGGCCGTCCGTCTGGTGCACGGCGAGTCCGGCACCGAGACCTCCTACGGCTCGCCGCTGGACGCCGCGCTCGCCTGGCAACGCGCGGGCGCCGAGTGGCTGCACCTGGTCGACCTCGACGCGGCCTTCGGCACCGGCACCAACCGCGAGCTGATCGCCGAGGTCACCGGAGCCATGGACATCAAGGTCGAGCTGTCCGGCGGCATCCGCGACGACGACACGCTCGCCGCCGCCCTCGCCACCGGCTGCACCCGCGTCAACCTGGGCACGGCGGCCCTGGAGGCCCCCGAATGGGTGGCGTCGGTCATCGCCCGCCATGGCGATCGGATCGCCGTCGGCCTCGATGTCCGGGGCACCACCCTGCGCGGTCGGGGCTGGACCCGGGACGGCGGGGACCTGTACGAGACCCTCGCCCGCCTCGACCGGGAGGGCTGCCCCCGCTACGTCGTCACCGACATCGCCAAGGACGGCACCCTCCAGGGACCCAACCTCGCGCTGCTGCGGAACGTCTGCGCGGCGACCGATCGACCCGTCGTGGCCTCGGGCGGCGTGGCCGGCCTGGACGACCTGCGCGCCCTGGCCGGGCTGGTGCCCCTCGGCGTCGAGGGTGCCATCGTCGGCAAGGCGCTCTACGCGAAGGCCTTCACCCTGGAGGAGGCCCTGCGGGTGGTGTCGGAGTGATGGTCGGGAAGAGGCGGCCGGTCGGCCGAGGAAGCCGCCAGAGAGGGCCGGTCGGGGCCCGGAGGAGCGCGGAGTCATGACCCTGGCGGTCCGAGTCATCCCCTGCCTGGACGTGGACGGCGGCCGGGTCGTCAAGGGTGTCAACTTCCAGGACCTGCGCGACGCCGGCGACCCCGTCGAGATGGCCAAGGTCTACGACGCCGAGGGCGCGGACGAGCTGACGTTCCTCGACATCACCGCCTCCTCGGGCAACCGCGAGACCACCTACGACGTGGTACGACGCACGGCCGAGCAGGTGTTCATCCCCCTCACGGTGGGGGGAGGCGTCCGTACCGCCGAGGACGTCGACCGACTGCTTCGGGCCGGTGCCGACAAGGTCGGCGTCAACACCGCCGCGATCTCCCGCCCCGAACTGATCAAGGAGATCGCCGAGCGTTTCGGCCGGCAGGTCCTGGTCCTCTCCGTCGACGCCCGACGCGTCGCGCCGGACACCTTCGAGGTGACGACGCACGGCGGCCGACGGGGCACCGGCCTGGACGCGGTCGAGTGGGCCCACCGCGCGGCCGAACTCGGCGCGGGCGAGATCCTGCTGAACTCGATGGACGCCGACGGCACCAGGGACGGCTACGACCTGGACATGATCGCCGCGGTGCGCCGGCACGTCACGGTGCCCGTCATCGCCTCCGGGGGCGCCGGAAGGCTCGCGGACTTCCCGCCCGCCGTCGCGGCGGGTGCCGACGCGGTCCTCGCGGCCTCCGTCTTCCACTTCGGGGACCTGCGCGTCGGCCAGGTCAAGGACACCCTCGGAGCGGCGGGCCACCCCGTGCGGCGGTGACCCGGCCGGCCCGCCGGTGGCCACGCCCACCCGGGCGATCCCGACGCGCAGGCTCGCCGCCCCGCGTCGGCATCGCCCGGTGCCGCCGTCAGGCCGCGTCGAGCTTGGCCAGCGCGTCCGCGTCGCCCTCCAACTCCACGCGCGCCGCGGCGCGCCGCCCGAACGCGAAGAGCAGAAGCTCCGAAGGCTCCCCCGTCGCCGTCACCACCGGCGTCCCGCGCCGGGCCACCACCGTCCGCCCGTCGGGGCGCCGCAGCACCAGGCCCGTCGGCAGTCCCCGCCCCAGCATCCGGGCCACGCGCTCCAGACGGGACCACAGGGCGTCCTGGAAGACGGGGTCCAGCTCTCGCGGCGCCCAGTCCTTCTGGGCACGTCGGACGTCCTCGGCGTGCACGTAGAACTCGACCGTGTTCGCCGCCTCGTCCACCTGCTTCACGGCGAACGGGGAGAAGCGCGGCGGACCGTTGCGGATCAGCTGGATCAGCTCGGAGTAGGGCTTGTCGGTGAACTCCTCGGTCACCTTGTCCAACCGAGCGGCCAACTGCTTGATCAGCATGCCGCCGGCGGCGTCCGGGCGACGCTCGCGCACCACGACGTGGGCGGCGAGATCACGGGTTCTCCAACCCTCGCACAGGGTGGGCGCGTCCGGTCCCGCCGTCTCCAGCAGTTCCGCGAGCAAGAGGCGTTCACGCTTGGCGAATGTCGACATGGGGCCAGCCTACGGGTGGCCCGGCCGCGCACCCAACAAGCCCGGGGCGGCAGCGGGCTCACTCGCGCGCCGCGCACGGCACAATGGGCGGCATGACCCGCACCACCACTCCGGCCGACGGCCTGGACCCGCGCATCGCGGCCCGCCTGAAGCGCGCCCCCGACGGGCTCCTGCCCGCCATCGCCCAGCAGTACGACACCGGCGAGGTGCTCATGCTGGGCTGGATGGACGACGAGGCCCTGCACCGCACGCTCACCAGCGGACGCTGCACGTACTGGTCGCGCAGCAGGGGCGAGTACTGGGTCAAGGGCGACACCTCCGGCCACGTCCAGTGGGTGAAGGCCGTGGCGCTGGACTGCGACGGCGACACCGTCCTCGTCCGCGTCGACCAGGTCGGCCCCGCCTGCCACACCGGCACGCGGACCTGCTTCGACAGTGACGTGCTCCTCGACGGCGACGGCGACGGCGACCGGGGCGGCGCGTCCGCCGCGGGTCAGTAGGGTCTGCGGTCATGGACCTCGAGACGTTCCGCAAGTTGGCCGGCGACCGCCGGGTCATCCCGGTCACCCGCAAGCTCCTCGCCGACGGCGACACCCCGGTGGGGCTGTACCGCAAGCTCGCCGCCGAGCGCCCGGGCACCTTCCTGCTGGAGTCCGCGGAGAACGGCCGTGCCTGGTCCCGCTATTCCTTCGTGGGCGTCCGCTCGTCCGCCGCCCTGACCGAACGGGACGGACGGGCGCACTGGCTCGGCGAACCGCCGACGGGGGTCCCCGTCGAGGGAGACCCCCTGGACGCGCTCCGCGCCACGATCCAGGCCCTGCACACCCCGCGGGACCTCGCCCACGACCTCGGTCTCCCTCCCTTCACCGGCGGCATGGTCGGATACCTGGGCTACGACATCGTGCGACGCCTGGAGCGGATCGGCCCGGGAGACCGCGACGACCTCCGCCTGCCCGAGCTGACCATGCTGCTCACCAGTGATCTCGCGGTCATGGACCACTGGGAGGGCTCCGTCCTGCTCATCGCCAACGCCATCAACCACAACGACCTCGCCACGGGTGTGGACGAGGCCCACGCCGACGCGGTGGCCCGACTGGACGCCATGCAGGCCGACCTGACGCGCCCGGTGGCGCAGCCGCCGGCCGCGTTGCCGCCCTCTCGTCTGCCCTCCTACACCGCCAGGTGGGGCGGCGCCGACTTCCAGGCGGCCGTCGAGGACGTCAAGGAGCGCATCCGCGCCGGCGAGGCCTTCCAGGTGGTGCCCTCCCAGAGGTTCGAGACGCCGTGCACGGCGAGCGCCCTCGACGTCTACCGAGTCCTGCGGGCCACGAACCCCTCGCCCTACATGTACCTGTTCCGCTTCGAGGGCTTCGACGTGGTGGGTTCCTCCCCGGAGGCCCTGGTCAAGGTCGAGGACGGACGGGCGATGCTGCACCCCATCGCCGGCACCAGGCACCGCGGGGCCACCCCGAAGGAGGACCAGGCCCTCGCGGACGACCTCCTCGCCGACCCCAAGGAACGCGCCGAGCACCTGATGCTCGTCGACCTCGGCCGCAACGACCTCGGGCGGGTCTGCGAACCGGGCTCGGTGGAGGTCGTCGACTTCATGTCCATCGAGCGGTACTCGCACGTGATGCACATCGTCTCCACGGTCACCGGGCGCGTCGCCGCCGACCGGACCGCCTTCGACGTGCTCACCGCGTGTTTCCCTGCGGGCACCCTCTCCGGCGCGCCGAAGCCTCGCGCCATGCAGATCATCGACGAGCTCGAACCCTCCCGGCGCGGCCTCTACGGCGGCTGCGTCGGCTATCTCGACTTCGCCGGCGACTCCGACACGGCGATCGCCATCCGGACCGCTCTGCTCAGGGACGGCGTCGCCCACGTCCAGGCCGGCGCCGGCGTCGTCGCCGACTCCGACCCGGTCGCCGAGGACACCGAGTGCCGCAACAAGGCGGCGGCCGTGCTCCGGGCGGTGGACACCGCGAACCGGCTGGGAGGCTGACAGGTGCCCACGGGCCCCGGCCCGCGAGGGCGTGCCCGGGAGCCGGGATCACCCCACACGGGACATTCCGGGGTGCCCCGGGTGACCGCTCGCCGGACGTTCGGGCGATAGTGGAGTACGTGACTGCCGAACCCCCCGCCCCCGCCGACCCCGAACCCCCCGCCCCCGCCGACCCCGGGCACCCCGCCCCCGCCGCGCGCCGGAGCCTCGCCCTCGCCCTCCTCGGGGGCGCGCTCGGCGTGGCCCTCGTACTGCTCTCCAGCCGACAGGAGTGGGCGACGGGCACCGTCTCGGTCGCGGGCGGCGACTTCCCGGCGACCGCGAGCGGCGGCGAGGTCACGGGGGTGCCCGCGGCCCTGGCCGTCGTCGGCCTCGCAGCGCTCGTCGCGCTCTTCGCGGTGCGCCGGGCCGGGCGCCGGGCCGTGGCGGTGGTGCTCGCGCTCAGCGGTGCCGGCGCCCTCGTCTCGGCCCTGCCGCGTGTCTGGGTCGGCGGGGCACTCGACGAGCGCGCCGCCGCCGTGGCCGGCGACACCACGGCCTCCGTCCACTCGGTGGCCACCACGGCGTGGCCGTACACGTCCGTGGCAGGCGGCGCGCTGATCCTGCTGGCCGGTCTGCTCGCACTCCGCCACGGACGGTGGTGGCCGGCGATGTCGGGGCGCCACGAGCGGAGCGGTCCGGACGGACGGCCGCGCGCCGTCCGGACCGCCGGCGTGCCCGAGCGCCCCGAGGACCTCTGGAAGGCCCTGGATCGCGGGGAGGACCCCACCGGTGGCGAGCCCGAGGCGAGCGGCGAACGCGTCGGCCCGTCCGACTGACCCGACGGCCGCCTGCGGACGACGCGTCCCACCGGGCCCGGCACCCCCGCTGCCGACTCCCGTGACGGTGCGGGACAATGACACCGAGCGTCCTGCTCAGACACGTACACAGCAACGAGGAGCAAGCAATGGCGGGCAGCAGCCACGGTCACACCCCGGCCGCCTGGACCGGTGTCATCATCGCCTTCGTCGGTTTCTGCGCGGCGGGCGCGTTCATGGTGATGGACCAGCCGTACGGCTTCTGGGCCGGCATGGCCGTCGTCCTCCTCGGCGGCGTCGTCGGCGGGATCATGCGGATGATGGGTCTCGGTCAGCCCAAGGAGGTCCACCCGGTCCACGCGGCCACCGACGAGCACCGCGCCGCCGGCGCGGCGGGCTGACCCCGGCCGGAGTCGCTTCCCGAACGTCGGGAGTCGGACCATCCATCTCTCGCGCGTCTCCCCCGAGCCGGGCACGATGCCTCCATGGACGTCCTCGACCGGCGGAGACCCGCCCCGACCCCGAAGAGGCCCGGCAGGGCCTCGACGGTCGCTCGGGTGGCCCGCCCGGTCGCGGTGCTCGCGGGCGTCGTCGGGGCCTTCGCCTTCGTCGCCGCCGTGGACCCCAACGAACCGGGCCACTACCCGGGCTGCCCGCTGTTGGAGTTCACCGGGATTCACTGCCCCGGTTGCGGTGGCCTGCGCAGCGCCCACGCCTTCGCCCACGGCGATCTGGCCACGGCGCTCCAGGCCAACGCGCCGGCGGTGTGCGGCTATCTGGCGTTCCTGGCGCTGTGGACCGCCTGGGTGGTGCGGGCCGCCCGCGACCGGCCGGCCCCCGGGGCACCCGGACGGGCGTACGCCTGGGGCCTGAGCGCTCTGCTCCTGGTCTTCACCGTCGTCCGCAACCTGCCGCCCGTCGACTGGTTGCGGCCCTGAACACCCGCCGGTCGGCCCCGGACCCGGCCCCCGCCGCGTGCGAGGTGCCCTGCCGGCTCCGGATACCATCGCAGTGACCATTGGTTTCACCGTCAGGAAGGGGGTCGCTCGCGTGAGTGTCCTCGACGAGATCATCGACGGAGTCCGGGCCGACCTCGTGGAACGGCAGGCGCGCGTCGGCCTCGACGAACTGAAGGAGCGCGCCGCCCGGGCCCCGGCCGCGAGGGACGGCGCGGCGGCCCTGCGCGGGGAGGGTGTCGGGGTCATCTGCGAGGTCAAGCGTTCCAGCCCCTCCAAGGGCGCGCTGGCGGCCATCGCCGACCCGGCCGGGCTCGCCGCCGACTACGAGGCGGGCGGGGCGTCGGTCATCTCCGTCCTCACCGAGGGGCGCCGCTTCGGCGGTTCGCTCGCGGACCTGGAGGCGGTCCGCGCCCGGGTGGACATCCCGGTGCTGCGCAAGGACTTCATCGTCACGTCCTACCAGTTGTGGGAGGCGCGTGCCCACGGCGCCGACCTGGTGCTGCTGATCGTCGCCGCGCTGGAGCAGCCGGCCCTGGAGTCCCTGATCGAGAGAGCCGTCTCCATCGGCCTGACCCCGCTCGTCGAGGTGCACGACGAGGAGGAGGCCGACCGCGCGGTCGACGCCGGTGCGAAGATCATCGGGGTCAACGCGCGCGACCTCAAGACCCTGGAGGTGGACCGGGGCACCTTCGGGCGGGTGGCCCCGGAGATCCCGGCGGGCATCGTGAAGGTGGCCGAGTCCGGTGTCCGAGGTCCGCACGACCTGATCGCCTACGCCAACGAGGGCGCCGACGCCGTCCTGGTGGGCGAGTCCCTGGTCACCGGCCGCGACCCGCGGACGGCGGTCGCCGACCTGGTGGCCGCGGGCGCTCACCCGGCGCTGCGACACGGGCGCGCCTGACCCCCCGCTATTCTTGACACGATGACGTCCGCGACCCCGCC contains:
- a CDS encoding anthranilate synthase component I — translated: MDLETFRKLAGDRRVIPVTRKLLADGDTPVGLYRKLAAERPGTFLLESAENGRAWSRYSFVGVRSSAALTERDGRAHWLGEPPTGVPVEGDPLDALRATIQALHTPRDLAHDLGLPPFTGGMVGYLGYDIVRRLERIGPGDRDDLRLPELTMLLTSDLAVMDHWEGSVLLIANAINHNDLATGVDEAHADAVARLDAMQADLTRPVAQPPAALPPSRLPSYTARWGGADFQAAVEDVKERIRAGEAFQVVPSQRFETPCTASALDVYRVLRATNPSPYMYLFRFEGFDVVGSSPEALVKVEDGRAMLHPIAGTRHRGATPKEDQALADDLLADPKERAEHLMLVDLGRNDLGRVCEPGSVEVVDFMSIERYSHVMHIVSTVTGRVAADRTAFDVLTACFPAGTLSGAPKPRAMQIIDELEPSRRGLYGGCVGYLDFAGDSDTAIAIRTALLRDGVAHVQAGAGVVADSDPVAEDTECRNKAAAVLRAVDTANRLGG
- a CDS encoding TIGR02234 family membrane protein, translating into MTAEPPAPADPEPPAPADPGHPAPAARRSLALALLGGALGVALVLLSSRQEWATGTVSVAGGDFPATASGGEVTGVPAALAVVGLAALVALFAVRRAGRRAVAVVLALSGAGALVSALPRVWVGGALDERAAAVAGDTTASVHSVATTAWPYTSVAGGALILLAGLLALRHGRWWPAMSGRHERSGPDGRPRAVRTAGVPERPEDLWKALDRGEDPTGGEPEASGERVGPSD
- a CDS encoding HGxxPAAW family protein, with translation MAGSSHGHTPAAWTGVIIAFVGFCAAGAFMVMDQPYGFWAGMAVVLLGGVVGGIMRMMGLGQPKEVHPVHAATDEHRAAGAAG
- a CDS encoding DUF2752 domain-containing protein — encoded protein: MDVLDRRRPAPTPKRPGRASTVARVARPVAVLAGVVGAFAFVAAVDPNEPGHYPGCPLLEFTGIHCPGCGGLRSAHAFAHGDLATALQANAPAVCGYLAFLALWTAWVVRAARDRPAPGAPGRAYAWGLSALLLVFTVVRNLPPVDWLRP
- the trpC gene encoding indole-3-glycerol phosphate synthase TrpC; protein product: MSVLDEIIDGVRADLVERQARVGLDELKERAARAPAARDGAAALRGEGVGVICEVKRSSPSKGALAAIADPAGLAADYEAGGASVISVLTEGRRFGGSLADLEAVRARVDIPVLRKDFIVTSYQLWEARAHGADLVLLIVAALEQPALESLIERAVSIGLTPLVEVHDEEEADRAVDAGAKIIGVNARDLKTLEVDRGTFGRVAPEIPAGIVKVAESGVRGPHDLIAYANEGADAVLVGESLVTGRDPRTAVADLVAAGAHPALRHGRA